One stretch of Schlesneria sp. DSM 10557 DNA includes these proteins:
- the ltrA gene encoding group II intron reverse transcriptase/maturase yields MERICDRDNLNRAYRKVKANKGAPGVDGMTLDDLAAWIATHKNTLIASLLEGRYQPQPVRGVQIPKPGGGMRQLGIPTVVDRLVQQAILQVLEPLFDPTFSNSSYGFRPGRSAHQALAAAQQYVAEGRLIVVDMDLEKFFDRVNHDILMGRLARRVPDKRLLRIIRRFLEAGLMQDGACLARQEGTPQGGPLSPLLANLLLDDLDRELERRGHKFCRYADDCNIYVRTKAAGERVLASLTTFLETHLRLRVNRDKSAAAYILDRKFLGHRLLPGGKLGVAPQSLARARQKVRELTKRNRGVSLRRMVTELNSFLTGWVTYYRHAQCRSHLERLDEWIRHRLRCVQLKQRKRAKPISDFLISCGVPRYLAWILANSGKGWWRMAGSPPAQHAMSIDWFHRLGLVFLTQRHADLQPS; encoded by the coding sequence ATGGAAAGGATTTGTGACCGAGACAATCTCAATCGAGCCTATCGCAAAGTGAAAGCGAACAAGGGTGCCCCAGGCGTCGATGGGATGACCCTCGACGATTTGGCCGCCTGGATTGCGACTCACAAGAACACGCTGATCGCCTCGCTCCTGGAAGGACGATACCAGCCCCAACCGGTGCGTGGAGTGCAAATTCCGAAGCCGGGAGGTGGAATGCGACAATTGGGCATTCCGACGGTTGTCGACCGACTCGTACAGCAAGCGATTCTGCAGGTTCTCGAACCGCTATTTGATCCGACGTTCTCGAACTCCAGCTACGGGTTCCGCCCCGGTCGCAGTGCCCACCAGGCCTTGGCCGCGGCTCAGCAATACGTGGCCGAAGGACGTCTCATCGTCGTGGATATGGACCTGGAGAAGTTCTTCGACAGGGTCAACCACGACATTCTGATGGGACGTCTGGCGCGACGCGTGCCTGATAAGCGTCTGCTTCGCATCATTCGCCGGTTCCTGGAAGCGGGGCTGATGCAAGACGGTGCCTGCCTTGCACGTCAAGAAGGGACGCCGCAAGGCGGTCCCTTGTCACCACTGCTGGCGAACTTGTTACTGGACGATCTCGACCGGGAACTGGAGCGTCGCGGGCACAAGTTCTGTCGCTATGCCGATGACTGCAACATTTACGTGCGGACAAAAGCAGCGGGAGAACGCGTGCTGGCCTCGCTCACGACATTCCTGGAAACGCATCTGCGATTGCGGGTTAACCGCGATAAATCCGCAGCAGCGTACATCCTGGACCGGAAATTCCTGGGCCACCGTCTGCTCCCGGGCGGGAAGCTGGGGGTCGCCCCTCAGAGTCTCGCACGGGCACGGCAGAAGGTGCGTGAACTGACGAAACGCAATCGAGGCGTCAGCCTCCGACGGATGGTGACCGAACTCAACTCGTTCTTGACCGGATGGGTGACATACTACCGACATGCCCAATGTCGGTCTCACCTCGAACGTCTGGATGAATGGATTCGACATCGTCTGCGCTGCGTTCAACTCAAACAGCGGAAACGTGCGAAACCGATCTCCGACTTCCTGATCTCGTGCGGAGTACCCCGGTACCTCGCGTGGATTCTGGCTAACTCGGGGAAAGGATGGTGGCGCATGGCGGGTAGCCCTCCCGCTCAACATGCCATGTCCATCGACTGGTTCCATCGTCTCGGCCTCGTCTTCCTGACCCAAAGGCACGCCGATTTACAACCATCTTAG
- a CDS encoding UbiX family flavin prenyltransferase encodes MRNLVVAITGASGSVYSLRLLDVLVAAGQTVHLTISPAAVEVFKRELGLTFDLNNFNPSDLLAPQGPSSCDVFLQPLKTGPVAGIASSSVSPEDEIPPGKIIYHHYRDYSAGIASGSFLTSGMVICPCSMGTLSSVATGQSQNLIHRAADVHLKERRKLVLVPRETPLSAIALGNMKVLAEAGATILPAMPGFYHDPKSISDLVDFIVARICDQLGVKHALTKRWGDDPR; translated from the coding sequence ATGAGAAATTTGGTTGTGGCGATCACCGGAGCCAGCGGTTCCGTCTACTCGCTGCGTCTGCTTGATGTTCTGGTCGCAGCGGGACAGACCGTCCACCTCACCATCAGTCCGGCTGCAGTTGAGGTCTTCAAACGAGAGCTCGGGCTGACGTTCGATCTCAACAATTTTAATCCGTCGGATTTATTGGCTCCTCAGGGGCCATCGAGTTGCGACGTGTTCTTGCAGCCCCTGAAAACCGGTCCCGTTGCGGGGATCGCCTCAAGTTCCGTTTCCCCTGAAGATGAGATTCCCCCGGGAAAAATTATCTATCATCATTACCGGGACTACTCGGCAGGAATCGCCAGTGGTTCTTTCCTGACGTCAGGAATGGTGATCTGCCCCTGTTCCATGGGGACTTTGTCCAGCGTCGCTACGGGGCAGTCACAAAACCTGATTCATCGTGCCGCCGACGTTCACCTGAAAGAACGGCGCAAACTCGTCCTCGTCCCCCGCGAAACGCCCCTCAGCGCGATCGCCCTGGGGAATATGAAAGTTCTGGCCGAAGCGGGAGCAACGATCCTGCCAGCGATGCCGGGTTTCTATCATGATCCCAAATCGATTTCTGACCTGGTTGACTTCATCGTCGCACGAATCTGCGACCAGCTGGGGGTGAAACATGCTCTCACGAAACGCTGGGGAGACGATCCTCGCTAG
- a CDS encoding DUF1549 domain-containing protein yields the protein MLPPRMNSPLSCLIVLLFCGIAQATEALAPRIDALIQAELTGSTAPLASDAEFLRRVTLDLHGVIPTSEQARAFLADQGPDKRAALIQRLLDSPRFAIHMANVFDVMLMERRPDKYVNTPEWQKYLQNAFLNNVPFNELAREIIASDGTDPNKRPAAKFFLDRDAEPNIMARDIGRVFFGMDLQCAQCHDHPIVDHYLQTDYYGLFAFVNRTVVFTDEAAKVTYLGEKADGEATYKSVFTQDEGSIRPQLPGDDQIDEPRLRQGEDYVSYLLPGVRPAPKYSRRAKLAELAASGANRQFNINIANRLWAHMMGRGLVHPVDLHHPLNPPSNPAVLDLITNEFVANKFDVRWLLREIALSQAYQRSIDPPTEDPTQLASVVAQLPSLKANWESLKARASESQKAADTAQEAFRTARTSLAASETAWRTAETAVTAAKKPVDDALIALTKSQANATAKQAAVNALNEAVAKSAEAAKLLPNDKEIAAASATFVAKQGQLAGELEAAQKAVTDQTAALEPLKAKLQEAYVPADAAYAAYLEARKPVDAAKAAFIVAWNQHKADATAAAYAQKRLEALQSHESLQQSLTTIAASSSVIDSKKAELVAAISAAEVQQQEVTNRTNAVNVAQKNLADATKALEDIKAQAAEKQAVVQAVAEALTKTETAVQKLPGDGDLALLAQKLKDRHVSISNELDQLTNSVSGQSSTRQELEATMAQATRNFDSAVQEMTARQQGVAEKTAGVEQAIAAVKDSQVSVTSGREKLVDLWTVAGAVRPLKQLSPEQLAWALLYATGVLEPHWPAADAEIEKTIPKASAAADPAIAKQRQARVEQQLNESMRGNVTPFVNLYGASAGQPQDDFFATPDQALFIANGGTVIAWATSGTLAQKLAALTDPKAFTDELYLSVLTRNPTEVEVNETATYLASRPTERPQAIRELIWSLLTSAEFRFNH from the coding sequence ATGCTCCCGCCCCGCATGAACTCACCCCTGAGTTGTCTGATTGTTTTGCTTTTCTGCGGTATCGCTCAGGCGACCGAAGCGCTGGCACCTCGAATTGATGCACTGATTCAGGCCGAATTGACGGGCTCAACTGCGCCATTGGCGTCGGATGCGGAGTTCCTAAGACGTGTGACACTCGACTTGCATGGAGTCATCCCCACCTCAGAGCAGGCCCGGGCCTTTCTTGCAGACCAGGGGCCGGACAAACGAGCAGCCCTGATCCAACGTTTGCTGGACAGCCCTCGATTCGCCATCCACATGGCGAATGTCTTCGACGTAATGTTGATGGAACGTCGGCCAGACAAGTACGTCAATACCCCGGAATGGCAGAAGTACCTGCAGAACGCGTTTCTCAACAATGTTCCCTTCAACGAACTGGCTCGCGAGATCATCGCCTCCGACGGTACGGATCCGAACAAGCGGCCTGCGGCCAAGTTCTTCCTAGACCGGGACGCTGAACCCAACATCATGGCTCGCGACATTGGCCGGGTCTTCTTTGGAATGGACCTGCAATGTGCCCAGTGCCATGACCATCCGATCGTCGACCACTACCTGCAAACAGACTACTACGGACTCTTCGCTTTCGTTAACCGCACCGTCGTCTTCACCGATGAAGCAGCGAAGGTGACCTATCTCGGCGAAAAGGCCGACGGCGAAGCGACTTACAAATCCGTCTTCACTCAGGACGAGGGAAGCATTCGTCCCCAGCTACCCGGTGATGACCAGATTGACGAACCTCGACTCCGACAGGGCGAAGATTATGTCTCGTACCTGCTGCCGGGAGTCCGGCCAGCTCCGAAATACAGCCGCCGAGCCAAGTTGGCGGAACTCGCCGCCAGCGGTGCAAACCGGCAATTCAACATCAATATCGCCAATCGACTCTGGGCTCACATGATGGGCCGAGGTCTGGTGCATCCGGTCGACCTGCATCATCCACTCAATCCCCCCTCGAACCCCGCCGTACTCGACCTGATTACCAACGAGTTCGTGGCGAATAAATTCGACGTTCGCTGGTTGTTGCGGGAAATCGCGCTCTCGCAGGCGTACCAGCGCTCCATCGATCCACCAACAGAGGACCCGACTCAGCTCGCCTCTGTCGTGGCTCAGCTCCCTTCACTCAAGGCCAATTGGGAATCACTGAAGGCCCGGGCGAGCGAATCACAAAAAGCCGCTGACACCGCACAAGAAGCGTTTCGTACCGCCAGAACGTCTTTAGCCGCCTCCGAAACAGCCTGGAGAACGGCGGAAACGGCTGTCACGGCGGCGAAAAAACCCGTTGATGACGCCTTGATCGCTCTGACAAAGTCTCAGGCCAATGCGACGGCAAAACAGGCGGCGGTGAATGCCCTGAATGAAGCTGTTGCCAAGTCGGCAGAAGCCGCCAAGCTCTTGCCAAACGATAAGGAAATCGCCGCCGCGTCAGCCACATTCGTCGCAAAACAGGGGCAGTTGGCAGGCGAGCTGGAAGCTGCACAGAAAGCGGTGACTGATCAGACCGCCGCACTGGAACCCCTCAAGGCGAAACTCCAGGAAGCATACGTTCCTGCTGACGCAGCCTATGCGGCCTATCTGGAAGCGCGTAAGCCGGTCGATGCAGCGAAAGCGGCATTCATCGTCGCTTGGAACCAGCACAAAGCAGACGCGACCGCAGCAGCGTATGCCCAAAAGCGACTCGAAGCTCTGCAGTCTCACGAAAGCCTCCAGCAGAGTCTCACCACGATTGCAGCCTCCTCGTCAGTCATTGACTCAAAGAAGGCAGAACTCGTGGCCGCCATCAGCGCGGCGGAAGTCCAGCAGCAGGAAGTCACAAATCGGACCAATGCCGTCAACGTCGCTCAGAAAAATCTTGCCGACGCCACGAAAGCACTTGAAGACATAAAAGCACAGGCGGCGGAAAAACAGGCCGTCGTTCAGGCCGTCGCCGAGGCCCTCACCAAAACCGAAACCGCAGTCCAGAAACTGCCGGGTGACGGTGATCTGGCGCTACTGGCTCAAAAGCTGAAAGACCGCCATGTATCCATTTCGAATGAATTGGACCAGCTCACGAACAGCGTTTCCGGACAGTCGTCGACGCGGCAGGAACTGGAAGCGACCATGGCCCAGGCCACTCGGAACTTCGATAGTGCAGTACAGGAAATGACCGCTCGTCAACAGGGGGTCGCCGAGAAAACCGCTGGCGTCGAACAGGCAATCGCAGCGGTGAAAGATTCGCAAGTGTCGGTCACCTCTGGTCGCGAAAAACTGGTTGATCTCTGGACTGTTGCGGGAGCGGTTCGACCACTCAAGCAGCTTTCACCCGAACAACTGGCCTGGGCTCTGTTGTACGCCACGGGCGTCCTGGAGCCTCACTGGCCTGCTGCAGATGCGGAAATCGAAAAGACCATCCCGAAGGCCTCCGCCGCAGCAGATCCAGCGATCGCTAAGCAGCGCCAGGCTCGGGTTGAACAGCAACTCAATGAGAGCATGCGAGGAAACGTCACTCCTTTTGTGAATCTGTACGGTGCCTCTGCGGGACAACCCCAGGATGACTTCTTCGCCACTCCCGATCAGGCTCTGTTCATCGCGAACGGAGGAACCGTCATTGCCTGGGCGACGAGTGGCACATTGGCACAGAAGCTCGCGGCCCTGACGGACCCCAAAGCATTCACTGATGAACTCTACCTATCCGTTCTGACCCGCAATCCGACCGAAGTAGAAGTCAATGAAACAGCGACGTATCTCGCATCGCGGCCAACGGAACGGCCACAGGCGATCCGGGAATTGATCTGGTCGCTGTTAACGTCTGCAGAATTCCGTTTTAACCACTAA
- a CDS encoding DUF1501 domain-containing protein codes for MHCNYACGKRDHLMARRQFLGAVASGSMAAGGVMLGGLSTFTRPATAADLARQQKRVIVFNMHGGLSQLESWDPKPGAPTGGPFRAIPTSVPGTHICELLPETAKQMHHLAIIRGVDTAEDDHGKGAYMMLTGRRQTPANDFPRIGAVTAKALAPESSGLPGHIQITAGGGGRTNDSAYLGPKYAGVILGGGQPPLNSSRPDSVDAAADEQRNTLRRAANERFLQRRRTALTDAYTYSYEQAQQLMAQRDIFDATKESEADQARYGKHDFGRHCLLARRLLENGITFVQVSHSNYDTHNENFIFHIEQLGEFDKPFATFVADLADRGMLESTLIVVLSEFGRTPHINHLSGRDHWSKAWSVLMGGSRVTPGAVIGKTNDNGTEVIDGKVDHANLFHTYLQAVGVDTSKSFDIDGRPVPIADPASHGIPGLLA; via the coding sequence ATGCACTGTAACTACGCTTGTGGAAAGCGGGACCATTTGATGGCTCGTCGTCAGTTCCTCGGAGCCGTCGCTTCGGGAAGTATGGCGGCAGGGGGGGTGATGCTGGGTGGTTTGTCGACCTTCACGAGGCCCGCGACCGCAGCAGACCTGGCCCGGCAGCAGAAACGGGTCATCGTCTTTAACATGCATGGTGGATTGAGCCAGCTGGAGAGCTGGGATCCGAAGCCCGGCGCCCCGACCGGAGGCCCATTTCGCGCCATCCCCACCTCCGTTCCAGGAACGCATATCTGCGAACTCTTGCCCGAAACGGCCAAACAGATGCATCATCTGGCCATTATCCGGGGTGTCGATACCGCAGAAGACGATCACGGAAAAGGGGCGTATATGATGCTGACGGGCCGCCGTCAGACGCCTGCCAACGATTTTCCCCGCATCGGCGCGGTGACCGCCAAGGCACTGGCCCCGGAATCCAGCGGGCTTCCAGGCCACATCCAGATCACTGCCGGTGGGGGTGGTCGAACGAACGATTCCGCTTACCTGGGCCCCAAGTACGCGGGCGTCATCCTGGGTGGTGGACAACCGCCGCTGAATTCGAGTCGGCCTGATTCTGTTGATGCTGCGGCCGACGAACAGCGAAATACTCTGCGCCGTGCTGCGAACGAACGCTTCCTTCAGCGACGCCGGACGGCTCTCACCGATGCGTATACCTACAGCTACGAGCAGGCCCAGCAGCTCATGGCCCAGCGAGACATCTTCGACGCAACGAAGGAATCAGAAGCAGACCAGGCCCGCTACGGGAAGCATGATTTCGGCCGCCACTGCCTCCTCGCCCGGCGCCTGCTGGAAAACGGTATCACCTTCGTTCAAGTGAGTCATTCGAACTACGATACTCACAACGAAAACTTCATTTTCCATATCGAGCAGCTCGGAGAATTCGATAAACCGTTCGCAACGTTCGTCGCCGACCTGGCCGATCGCGGAATGCTCGAAAGCACCCTGATCGTCGTCCTGTCAGAGTTCGGTCGCACGCCTCATATCAACCATCTGTCTGGCCGCGACCACTGGAGTAAAGCCTGGTCCGTCCTGATGGGGGGCAGTCGCGTGACCCCGGGTGCCGTCATCGGGAAGACGAACGACAATGGAACCGAAGTGATCGACGGTAAGGTGGACCATGCGAACCTGTTCCACACGTACCTGCAAGCCGTCGGCGTCGACACCTCCAAATCGTTCGATATCGACGGACGACCGGTGCCGATTGCCGACCCCGCATCCCACGGAATTCCCGGGCTGCTGGCCTGA
- the gcvPB gene encoding aminomethyl-transferring glycine dehydrogenase subunit GcvPB has protein sequence MRNRQATQLLSELSHAGRRGAEFPPSDVPDWPLEDLIPAEFHTAAPPALPELAEPDVVRHFVNLSTLNMSVDTHFYPLGSCTMKYNPKRNERLSNLPGIVDLHPHQPAGQIQGMLQLLFEMQEILAEISGLPAVSLQPAAGAHGELTALFVAAAYFRDRNEHRTKVIFPASAHGTNPASAAMAGFECIELKGTVSANGAADDRGGFVDLEELKRHVDDKTAVFMVTNPNTLGLFEKEIAAAAKIVHDAGGLVYIDGANMNAIMGITRPGDFGGDMMHYNVHKTFTGPHGAGGPGSGPICVRDFLADYLPGPVVRARESSSDEQRYELATPAKTIGRVRSFFGNVGILVRGYCYLRTLGAAGVRSAAELAILNANYLKELLSDILPSAHGEHCLHEFVASADKLAKERGISAMDIAKRLLDHGFHPPTVYFPLVVPHAMMFEPTETESKATLDAFSEAIHKIVAEDGDLLHTAPHTAPISRPEEVNATRKPVLTWPIGG, from the coding sequence ATGCGCAATCGTCAAGCAACACAGTTGCTCTCTGAACTTTCCCATGCTGGTCGTCGGGGTGCAGAATTTCCCCCTTCTGATGTCCCTGACTGGCCATTGGAAGATCTGATTCCTGCGGAGTTCCACACGGCAGCCCCCCCTGCACTGCCGGAACTGGCTGAACCGGACGTCGTGCGACACTTCGTCAATCTGTCGACGCTCAACATGTCCGTCGACACTCACTTCTACCCGCTGGGAAGCTGTACCATGAAGTACAACCCCAAGCGGAATGAGCGACTTTCGAATCTGCCCGGGATTGTGGATCTTCATCCGCATCAACCCGCCGGTCAGATTCAGGGGATGTTGCAGCTTTTGTTCGAAATGCAGGAAATCCTGGCAGAGATTTCCGGTCTGCCTGCCGTCTCGCTGCAACCTGCGGCGGGGGCCCATGGCGAGTTGACAGCTCTGTTCGTGGCGGCAGCTTATTTCCGTGACCGGAACGAACACCGCACCAAGGTGATCTTTCCCGCGAGTGCTCACGGTACCAATCCCGCCAGTGCGGCAATGGCAGGCTTTGAATGTATCGAGCTGAAGGGGACCGTTTCGGCAAACGGAGCAGCGGACGACCGGGGTGGCTTTGTCGACCTGGAAGAACTGAAACGCCACGTGGACGACAAAACGGCTGTCTTCATGGTGACCAACCCGAACACGCTGGGACTCTTTGAAAAAGAGATCGCGGCAGCGGCGAAGATCGTGCACGACGCCGGGGGACTGGTCTACATCGACGGAGCCAACATGAACGCCATCATGGGGATTACCCGTCCCGGTGATTTTGGCGGCGACATGATGCACTACAATGTCCACAAGACCTTCACCGGACCGCACGGAGCGGGTGGACCGGGCTCGGGACCCATTTGTGTGCGTGACTTCCTTGCTGATTATCTGCCGGGGCCGGTTGTGCGGGCACGGGAAAGCTCTTCCGACGAGCAGCGTTATGAACTGGCCACGCCAGCGAAGACGATCGGGCGGGTTCGTTCTTTCTTCGGGAACGTCGGAATTCTGGTTCGTGGATATTGCTATCTCAGGACGCTGGGGGCTGCCGGGGTTCGTTCCGCTGCCGAGCTGGCGATCCTGAATGCAAATTATCTGAAAGAACTGCTTTCAGATATCCTGCCGTCGGCGCATGGCGAGCACTGTCTGCATGAATTTGTGGCTTCCGCAGACAAGCTGGCCAAAGAGCGTGGCATTTCGGCGATGGACATTGCCAAGCGATTGCTGGATCACGGATTCCATCCTCCGACAGTCTATTTCCCGCTCGTCGTGCCCCATGCGATGATGTTTGAGCCGACGGAAACGGAATCGAAGGCGACGCTGGATGCGTTCTCGGAAGCGATCCACAAGATCGTCGCAGAGGATGGTGATCTACTGCACACCGCACCGCACACGGCACCGATCAGCCGCCCGGAAGAGGTCAACGCAACTCGAAAACCAGTTCTGACATGGCCTATCGGGGGCTGA
- a CDS encoding AAA family ATPase: MNAIWEFIQQQLATNQLFGGGLILMVTGGLLAYFREVPERIWQWLRRCWLLEIDILDRDPAFEWIDKWLAQHTYSQHRARSLTVKTVSVDYTERQADPTMDARPRILFSPAPGEHIFFYRGRLVILNRERPKPDGNNSQSLSVRESFSIHIFSRDRNIARQLLEDARDVAVPAGDNRLAIHRASYSSWDEQMKRLPRPPESVVLRAGLMESLIDDVRDFLGRRNWYIERGIPYRRGYLLYGPPGTGKSSAVLAIASALKMDIAILSLANSSLDDDDLCQLLSNCPVNSIVLIEDIDCVFVERKATEDKANKLTFSGLLNAIDGVAAGEGRILFATTNHIERLDPALIRPGRIDRKELIGYANQEQLRRLFVRFFGDDDPSMADYFAESLVEGTLPMSAVQTYLIQHADSADDALLDLDELIAEGARQIDEDTSSVKGSEILAATNPG, from the coding sequence ATGAATGCGATTTGGGAATTCATCCAGCAGCAACTGGCCACGAACCAGTTATTCGGTGGCGGTCTGATCCTGATGGTCACCGGGGGGTTACTGGCTTACTTCCGGGAAGTTCCCGAACGCATCTGGCAGTGGCTGCGGCGGTGCTGGCTACTGGAAATTGACATCCTCGACCGCGATCCTGCTTTCGAATGGATCGACAAGTGGCTGGCGCAGCACACCTATTCGCAGCATCGGGCTCGCAGCCTCACGGTGAAAACCGTCTCGGTGGACTACACCGAGCGACAGGCTGACCCCACGATGGATGCTCGTCCCCGGATCCTGTTTTCGCCCGCACCGGGTGAGCATATCTTCTTTTATCGGGGGCGACTGGTCATTCTGAACCGTGAACGGCCCAAGCCAGACGGGAACAATTCTCAGTCGCTGAGCGTTCGAGAATCCTTCTCGATTCACATCTTCAGCCGCGATCGAAATATCGCACGTCAACTTCTCGAGGACGCCCGCGATGTCGCGGTACCGGCAGGTGACAATCGACTGGCCATTCATCGCGCTTCGTACTCTTCCTGGGACGAACAGATGAAGCGACTCCCGCGTCCACCGGAATCGGTCGTGCTGCGCGCGGGCCTGATGGAAAGCCTGATCGACGATGTGCGCGATTTTCTGGGTCGCCGAAACTGGTATATCGAACGAGGCATCCCTTATCGCCGCGGATACCTGCTATATGGACCTCCGGGGACGGGTAAAAGTTCCGCCGTGCTGGCGATCGCGTCCGCATTGAAGATGGATATCGCAATCCTCAGCCTGGCAAACTCGTCACTCGACGATGACGACTTATGCCAATTGCTCTCAAACTGCCCTGTGAACTCGATTGTTCTGATTGAGGACATCGACTGCGTCTTTGTGGAGCGAAAGGCCACTGAGGACAAAGCCAACAAGCTGACCTTCAGCGGTTTGCTGAACGCCATCGACGGCGTCGCCGCCGGAGAAGGGCGGATCCTGTTCGCCACGACGAATCACATTGAACGGCTGGACCCCGCCTTGATCCGGCCCGGGCGCATCGACCGCAAGGAACTCATCGGCTACGCCAATCAGGAACAGCTCCGTCGACTGTTCGTCCGCTTTTTTGGAGACGATGATCCCTCCATGGCAGACTACTTTGCGGAAAGCCTCGTCGAAGGGACGCTCCCCATGTCCGCCGTGCAGACGTACCTGATCCAGCATGCCGACAGCGCTGACGACGCACTGCTGGACCTGGACGAACTGATCGCCGAAGGAGCCCGGCAAATCGATGAAGATACGTCCAGCGTCAAAGGATCGGAGATCCTCGCGGCAACGAATCCAGGCTGA